The genomic interval aaacattttcctcacttctttgtcctcctccacctcctgcttcatctctaatagctgacgactttgcaatgtttttcattaataaaattaaacacattagtgcacaattttccacaccaagctcatatcaccagcaaacatactcatttacatccttttctttactctctgaggcagaagtctcaaaactcatcctttctaatcaccctactacttgcccgcttgatcctattccatctaatctccttcaagccatttctcctgcagttgtacctgcactcactcacatcatcaacacatccctccacactggtgtttttccctcatcatttagacaggcacgtataactccattacttaagaaacccaacctcaacccatctcttttagagaactacagaccagtttcccttcttcctttcattgcaaaaacacttgaacgagctgtgttcaaccaagtctctacatttctcacaaacaacaacctccttgacagcaaccaatctggcttcagaagtggacattcaactgagacggccttgctctcagttgttgaagctctaagactggcaagagcagaatccaaatcttcagtacttatcctgcttgatctgtccgctgcttttgacacggttaaccaccagatcctcctatcaaccctactggcaaaaggcatctcaggaaccacacttcaatggtttgagtcctacctatcagataggtccttcaaagtatcttggagaggtgaggtgtccaagtcacaacatctaactactggggtgcctcagggctcagttcttggaccacttctcttctctgtctacatggcatcattaggttctgtcattcagaaacatggcttttcataccactgctatgctgatgacactcaactctacctctcattccatactgatgatccgacggtagccaTTCGCATCTCagtttgtctaacagacatttcttcctggatgatggaccatcacctacaactcaaccttgccaagacagaactgtttgtggttccagcaaacccatcgtttcatcacaattttaccatcaagttaggcacatcaaccataactccttcaaaaacagctagaagccttggagttatgtttgatgatcagctgactttctcagaccacattgctaaaactgtccgatcctgcagatttgctttattcaacatcaagaagatcaagccctttctttcgaaacatgcagcacaactccttgttcaagctcttgttctgtccaggctggaccattgcaatgccctcttggcaggtcttccagccaattctatcaaagctttacaattaattcagaacgcggcagcaagattaatttttaatgagccaaaaagaatacacgtcacacctctgtttatcaatttgcactggcttccaatagctgctcgcataaaattcaaggcattaatgtttgcctacaaaactaccactggctctgcacccatttacctaaatttgttacttcagacttatgtgccctctagaagctttcgttctgcaagtgaaggtcgcttgattgtgccatcccaaagaagcacaaagtcacttttacggacttttaaattaaatgttccctcctggtggaatgacctccccaactcaatccgggcagctgagtcctcagccatcttcaagaatcggctgaaaacacattgcttccatctttatttgaccctctaactttaacactcactactctaattctattctttaaaaaaatctccctacctttctaatctttttcgtattctattttcttttcatttattatgcaattatatgtgtgtgtgtatgtgtgtgtgtgtgtatgtgaaaagatctctaaaactagcttgctctattctgtttttattctatcggttatttttttttatttttttttttattatttaaaatcccatgctacgtgtactgtgttaacctatctgagacttgttatagcacttatatatcattgctctttttgttgtttttgattgcttccactgtcctcatctgtaagtcgctttggataaaagcgtctgctaaatgaataaatgtaaatgaatcatCAGACACACTTGACATAGTTAAAAGATGACAAAAAAAGagaacagctcttttcagagatTTCACTGAATTAAATAGTTTGTGAGCTTTACTTTGTAAAGACATAACAATCAGTCAAGTAACAATACATGAACATAAATAggttaaaatattactattattattattgaacatataataaaatattataacattattagtagtaatagtaataatagtagcAATAACaataatggtaataaaatatcttaatattcaTTAGTattattgtgtattattattaatgtgagtGTGTAGAtgtgaaatattttgatttaataatttattatattttgaatattatcatcgattattattaataattataataaaaaatatataacattattgAATTTTATCAAAAGtatatcattttataaaaacatcgaaaatatattttattatgattattgatAGTGATTCGTAAAATGTACACTAGATGTATTAGTAGTAGGTAGTATGTAGAGTACACATATTTAGATTTCTCTAAATCTACCGAGTGTAAACATGACACTGTTACCTGTAATGAAGCGAAGGCTTTTAATCTGTAAAATGATTTCCCATCATTCCGAAGCGTTCCGGAAGTAGTGATGCAAGGTCTGATTcgtttccgcgaaccggttctgtTTGGAACAGATCGACTCATTGAACCGGTTCAAAAAGCAGATTCGTCGGTTCCCTGACGTCATCCAACAATAACGTCTTTACGCATTTAATTTCTAATAACATAATGCCATattgtataaattaaaaattctaaaaagTGATTCGTGTCAAcacatattgaaaaataaaaaaggttatttgtttaaaagcatatttctgattattgtcaTATAATTCACttaaggaagtcgtggcctgttagagagtttgactcctaaccctagggttgtgggttcgaatctcgggccggcaataacacgaattaggtgctcttgagcaaggcattgaacccccaactgctccccgggcggcgcagcatggctgcccactgctccggtgtgtgtgttcacagtgtgtgtgtgtgtgtgtgtgttcactgctctgtgtgtgtgcactttggatgggttaaatgcagttgGATGGATGGGTTAAGTTTGCCGGTAATCCTCGGCAAACTTCGCCGCGGCTCATTCGGTTCTTGTTGAGTCCTCGGTAATCCTCGGCAAACTTCGACAGTTGGTTGAAACGGCTCATTCGGTTCTTTTCAAGTTGGACGTGCTTTCCCCACACACGTGTATTCTTTggaacaatgaaaatattttgtctggtaacaaatcactttttttcattgaatgggtaaatcaaaatattttttttgtttctgattTGTTTAATGCTGATGGGGACTTTCTTTCCTTTCCTGACTTTGTGTCTTTGAAAGGTGCAACAATTTCACTAAGAGATTTTAATAAGGTGACTAAAAGTATTCCTGTCAGTTTAAAAACTTTGTTTAAAGCGCATTTACTTTATGGCTATGTAAACAACTATTCCCTACACTTGTGGTTAATGGTGTttatttattagataaaaaatgcaataacttttttattagaaATGCTCTTTCTTCAACTCCAGAATGCCCATCTAAAGCACAGTCTAAATGGAGGATCTGTTATCCGAACTCTGATTTAAAGAACTTGTGGACCTTTTCTCACAAATTATTTATCCCCAGTAAAACTAAAGAACTCCATTTCAAAATTGTTCATAGATACTAcccttgtaatttatttttgagcagattttctgAGAATATATCTTCAATGTGTTCATTTTGTAATTCTGATGAAGAATCTATTTTACATCTGTTTTATCATTGCCCATTCTCCAAATCCTTTTGGTCTGAAGTTACCATGTTAATTTTTTCTTGCTGTAACAAAATGATAGAATTAACAGAATCTATTATTTTTGTGTCAGATTTTCATTCCATAGACATTAATATGGAGcatattgttttattgctttgtCTTCTGGGTAAATTTCACCTACATAAAGCCAGAGCCATCCATTGCAAACCTAACTTTAGAATGTTTTCATCTGATATAAAGTccctttttaattcctttaagaATTTGTCAAAACCGTTGAACTCAAAGGCTTTAAAAACTTGTAACATTATTGAGTCTATTGTAAGCTACCTTTAAATTATCCTTTCtttcctttacattttttttttttttttttttttgtaagtttttttttaatctttaatataTCTTGTAAATTTATGTCTCTAACATAACCTCTTGTGATGGTGTCCGTTTGCCCCCTGTTGCTTCAAATATGTTGTTGTTCTTtcaactgcaataaaaaaaaaaaaaaaaaaaaaaaaaaaaaaagttggacgTGCTACTTCGGCTGTGCGTCCTGCGTCATCAACCCGGAACTAAAGTTTGATTCAGTTTGATTCGTGAAACGGctcaaaagaacgattcgttcaagaACCGAACATCAGTATCCGGAAGCCTGTGCTGTGTATGCGGAACTGATGAAGAGAGTCAATAAAAAAACACGGGCAACTATCGCTTTTTCTCAACACGGGatttgaaagctgcgagaatgaCAAACGGTATGTTAATAAAGACGCGTGTTATGATGTGAACTTCACAAGAAGTCTCTGTGGTCAGATAGAGATGAAtgttgtcagtgtgtgtgtgtgtatgtgtggacgTGGCTCATTACGGAGCCGCAGCTGGTTTCGCCTTTTATCTCGAAATAACTACAACCTTTAATTATAACCCTATGCCATCTCAATCAAACTGCTTATACAAACATGTCTTTAAGAGCAATCAGTGTATCAGCTTCAGTCACAAATTCACACTGATCTCTGAATGTCACAAAACATTTACTGCGAAATTActctcacgtgtgtgtgtgtgtgtatatatatatatatatatatatatatatatatataaaatattcatatatatatataatattcattaaaaatgtaaagaattGAAACgattttatacacacatacacagtcaaAAGTtaggaataattaagattttaaaagaagcctcttatgctgaCCAAGAttgcattatttgatcaaaacaccTAAAAGTATAACTAATaagaataaatgtgtttttgagcatcaaatcagtatattagaatgatttcttaaggatcttgtgacactgaagaccggaggaatgaggctgaaaatacagctttgcatcacaggagtaAACTACTTATCGAaatgtatttcatatatataaaagagagcgagagagagagagagaaacatttaaaataattatatagaaaatatattttaaattgtacaaatatttcacaatattaccgatTTATTTTTGATCATAAACTTACAAATTTCAAAGGCAACATACCTAAAAACCACTTCAGATTATTGTCAAGAAAGTTGTACTTGAAGTAAAGTTTATTTGAAGACACGTGTGTTCCAAGCTGCTTGTAACCGAGGGTTAACGTGTGCTCTTCATTCACAGTGTACTCTTTCGACGGCATTCTTGTATTCGGCCTTCTTTTCATCTGCACGTGTGCTTACCTGAAGAAGGTCCCTCGTCTGAACAGCTGGCTCTTGTCTGAGAAGAAAGGTGTCTGGGGAGTCTTTTACAAAGGTCAGTGCTCAGTTGGAGCAGTGTTGGAGATCATTATGCTGTGGGGAGTGTTCACatctgtgttttctctgcagctgCAGTGATAGGCACACGGCTCCACATCGCTGTGGCAGCGTCCTGTATGTGTATGGCGTTTTACCTCATCTTTCTGAAATGACCCGGATGAACCGCTCTCTTTGGACACTGGACTGAACGCCAATAGAAATGAGTGCTGGCGAGTATCGCCGGCTTCTGGAGGAGATGCACAGACAGTGCGCTTTAGCACCCATTTAAGACCT from Carassius carassius chromosome 44, fCarCar2.1, whole genome shotgun sequence carries:
- the tmem167b gene encoding protein kish-B → MTNVYSFDGILVFGLLFICTCAYLKKVPRLNSWLLSEKKGVWGVFYKAAVIGTRLHIAVAASCMCMAFYLIFLK